The following proteins are co-located in the Microcystis wesenbergii NRERC-220 genome:
- a CDS encoding pirin family protein yields the protein MITIRKAEERGHANYGWLDTYHTFSFAQYYDPQQINFRSLRVINEDKVIGGKGFHTHAHHDMEILTYVLQGELEHQDSLGTGSVIRHGEIQRMSAGTGIKHSEFNHSATNPLHLLQIWIIPDQKNLEPGYEQKAIEFSPHTLQLIASPTGAGNAVKVHQDVNLYAGILPLGQSLTHSLATGRYGWLQVARGQINLNGVHLRAGDGAAISEETSLAIQSLEDSEILLFDLG from the coding sequence ATGATTACTATACGCAAAGCTGAGGAAAGAGGCCACGCTAACTATGGTTGGTTGGATACCTATCATACTTTTTCTTTTGCCCAATATTATGATCCCCAACAGATTAATTTTAGGAGTCTCAGAGTTATTAACGAGGATAAAGTGATTGGGGGAAAAGGATTTCACACCCACGCACACCATGATATGGAGATTTTAACCTATGTTTTGCAGGGAGAACTAGAACACCAAGACAGTCTCGGCACGGGTTCCGTGATTCGACACGGTGAAATTCAACGGATGAGCGCGGGAACAGGGATAAAACACAGTGAATTTAATCATTCTGCCACTAATCCCCTCCATCTTCTGCAAATTTGGATTATTCCCGACCAAAAAAATCTAGAACCCGGTTATGAACAAAAAGCGATCGAATTTTCTCCCCATACCCTACAATTAATCGCCTCTCCCACCGGTGCTGGCAACGCGGTTAAAGTCCATCAAGACGTTAATCTCTACGCGGGAATTTTGCCCCTAGGCCAGTCCCTCACCCATTCCTTAGCCACTGGTCGTTATGGCTGGTTACAGGTGGCTAGAGGGCAAATAAACCTAAATGGCGTGCATTTACGAGCGGGGGATGGAGCGGCAATTAGCGAGGAAACTTCTTTGGCTATTCAATCTCTAGAAGACTCGGAAATTTTGCTTTTTGACCTAGGGTAA